A single region of the Leptothrix cholodnii SP-6 genome encodes:
- a CDS encoding PAS domain-containing sensor histidine kinase, with product MQPITRVLLTSSWSFVRLEELAPAFRLPWCTSMTSSLLFAPIRRLLRWRFATALLLALVSPLAPADGDSAHPPSGDTRRQTPADKPGLQGKSVLILSGTQYGTPVTDLTVAGAVASLRSKGIGGAQIYVEHLDLARNRNPRWRAELADVLRGKLGKSDVGIVIVLHQLALDFLAQEGHDLVPPGTPVLTNFVTTPDVAWRATPHPVLNITERADIDGTIRLGLELFPRTRRLFVVTGADEAQPLFHAQVAQAVAAMPGKPEIETAAALSYEEMLQRVSALPPDTLVLLGIYFNDRTGRRLLPAEVATAVAKRANAPVVGLYDLHIWKGLTGGSVVVPEEVGRRTGEIGFDILSGARRLDASAAEAGMPAQPMVDWAQLERWGGDPAKLPAGTVFLNRPRTLWDEYRNAAIAGSAAILVLTALVAALAVQNARRKRAEHKLRDTTIRLEATLDALPDLMFRIDRDGRIEEFRSSATDQLYASPSAFMGKTFREVVPEPAARVLDEALEDAARSGSSRGATYAIDIGAEQRWFEVSMSAMAGADDRPAHFILLLRDITERKRAEQTLDDYRQGLEAMVGERTAQLNEATRRAEAANVAKSAFLANMSHEIRTPLNAIVGMSHLIRLAGLPPAQTERLDKLKAAATHLLEILNAILDLSKIDAGKFTLEEIPLRVESIIANTLSMLDDRARAKSLRLTSEVDRMPRSLVGDPTRLQQALLNYANNAIKFTDAGSVTVRARLVEQHAEDVLVRFEVEDTGIGIDDAAIGNLFSAFQQADSATTRRSGGTGLGLAITKKLAELMKGNAGVTSTPGAGSVFWFMARLRKAQEPVTTDGGAKAPAAAAILKARHAGMRLLVVEDNDINREVAQALLEEVGFVVDLAEDGAEAVAKVASHPYRLVLMDMQMPRMDGLEASQEIRRTRTTQNLPIIAMTANAFSEDRARCLAAGMDDFVSKPVDPEALYAVLLGWLDKVPETAAAN from the coding sequence ATGCAGCCGATCACCCGTGTCTTGTTGACATCGTCATGGAGCTTCGTGAGACTGGAAGAACTCGCGCCCGCCTTCCGGCTGCCATGGTGCACGTCGATGACTTCTTCCCTGCTCTTTGCCCCCATCCGTCGCCTCCTGCGCTGGCGGTTCGCAACCGCCCTCTTGCTCGCGCTGGTATCGCCGTTGGCGCCGGCGGACGGCGATTCCGCTCACCCGCCTTCCGGCGACACCCGCCGGCAGACGCCGGCCGACAAGCCGGGCCTGCAAGGCAAGAGCGTCCTCATCCTGTCCGGCACGCAATACGGGACCCCGGTAACGGACCTCACGGTTGCCGGAGCCGTCGCGTCCCTCAGGAGCAAGGGCATCGGCGGCGCGCAGATCTACGTCGAGCATCTCGACCTCGCCCGCAACAGGAATCCGCGATGGCGTGCCGAGCTGGCAGACGTGCTGCGGGGCAAGCTCGGCAAGTCCGATGTGGGCATCGTGATCGTCCTGCACCAGTTGGCGCTGGATTTCCTGGCCCAGGAGGGCCACGACCTTGTGCCGCCCGGGACGCCCGTACTGACCAACTTCGTCACCACGCCCGACGTGGCCTGGCGCGCAACACCCCATCCCGTGCTGAACATCACCGAGCGGGCAGACATCGACGGCACGATCCGCCTCGGGCTCGAGCTCTTTCCCCGCACGCGGCGTCTGTTCGTCGTGACCGGTGCCGACGAGGCACAGCCCCTGTTCCATGCGCAGGTCGCGCAGGCGGTGGCTGCCATGCCGGGCAAGCCGGAGATCGAGACCGCGGCAGCGTTGTCCTACGAGGAGATGCTGCAGCGTGTCTCGGCGCTGCCACCCGACACCCTGGTCCTGCTCGGCATCTACTTCAATGACCGGACGGGGCGCCGTCTTCTTCCGGCCGAAGTGGCCACCGCAGTTGCCAAGCGTGCCAATGCGCCGGTGGTGGGCCTCTACGATCTGCACATCTGGAAGGGTCTGACAGGGGGGTCGGTCGTCGTCCCCGAGGAGGTCGGCCGACGCACCGGGGAAATCGGTTTCGACATCCTCTCCGGCGCACGCCGGCTCGATGCCAGCGCGGCCGAGGCCGGAATGCCTGCACAACCGATGGTCGACTGGGCGCAACTCGAACGCTGGGGGGGCGATCCCGCGAAACTCCCCGCCGGCACCGTCTTCCTGAACCGCCCGCGCACGCTGTGGGACGAGTACCGCAACGCCGCCATCGCGGGTTCTGCCGCGATCCTGGTGCTGACGGCGCTGGTCGCTGCGCTGGCCGTCCAGAACGCGCGCCGCAAGCGGGCCGAACACAAGCTGCGAGACACCACGATCCGGCTGGAAGCAACGCTCGATGCCTTGCCCGACCTGATGTTCCGGATCGACCGGGACGGGCGGATCGAGGAATTCCGTTCGTCTGCCACCGACCAGCTGTACGCCTCCCCGTCGGCGTTCATGGGCAAGACGTTCCGCGAGGTGGTGCCGGAACCGGCCGCCCGCGTCCTCGATGAGGCCCTGGAGGACGCCGCGCGCTCGGGGTCGAGCCGCGGCGCCACCTACGCGATTGACATCGGCGCGGAACAACGGTGGTTCGAAGTCTCGATGTCGGCGATGGCGGGGGCGGACGATCGTCCGGCGCACTTCATTCTCCTGCTGCGCGACATCACCGAGCGCAAGCGCGCGGAGCAGACGCTCGATGACTATCGCCAGGGACTGGAGGCGATGGTCGGGGAACGGACCGCCCAGCTGAACGAGGCCACGCGCAGGGCCGAGGCGGCGAATGTGGCGAAGAGCGCCTTCCTCGCCAACATGAGCCACGAGATCCGCACGCCGCTCAATGCCATCGTCGGCATGTCGCACCTGATCCGGCTGGCGGGCCTGCCGCCGGCACAGACCGAGCGGCTCGACAAGCTCAAGGCCGCCGCCACCCACCTGCTGGAGATCCTCAACGCGATCCTCGACCTCTCGAAGATCGACGCCGGAAAGTTCACGCTCGAGGAGATTCCGCTGCGTGTCGAGTCGATCATCGCCAACACGCTGTCGATGCTGGACGACCGGGCCCGGGCCAAGAGCCTGCGACTGACCAGCGAAGTGGACCGGATGCCGCGCAGCCTGGTGGGCGATCCCACCCGCCTGCAGCAGGCGCTGCTGAACTACGCCAACAACGCGATCAAGTTCACCGACGCGGGCTCGGTGACTGTGCGTGCCCGGCTCGTCGAGCAGCACGCCGAGGACGTGCTGGTGCGTTTCGAGGTCGAGGACACGGGCATCGGCATCGACGACGCCGCGATCGGCAATCTGTTCTCGGCATTCCAGCAGGCAGACAGCGCGACGACACGCAGGTCGGGAGGCACCGGGTTGGGGCTGGCGATCACGAAGAAGCTGGCGGAACTGATGAAGGGAAACGCAGGCGTCACGAGCACGCCGGGCGCAGGCAGCGTGTTCTGGTTCATGGCGCGCCTGAGAAAGGCGCAGGAGCCCGTGACGACCGATGGAGGCGCGAAGGCTCCGGCCGCGGCGGCGATCCTGAAGGCGCGCCATGCGGGCATGCGCCTGCTGGTGGTCGAGGACAACGATATCAACCGCGAGGTCGCGCAGGCCCTTCTCGAGGAAGTGGGGTTCGTGGTCGACCTGGCCGAGGACGGCGCGGAGGCGGTGGCGAAAGTGGCCAGCCACCCGTACCGGCTGGTGCTGATGGACATGCAGATGCCCAGGATGGACGGGCTGGAGGCGTCGCAGGAGATTCGCAGGACCCGGACCACGCAGAACCTGCCGATCATTGCCATGACCGCCAACGCCTTCAGCGAGGACAGGGCCAGGTGCCTGGCGGCGGGCATGGACGACTTCGTGAGCAAGCCCGTCGACCCGGAGGCGCTCTATGCGGTGCTGCTGGGCTGGCTGGACAAGGTGCCGGAGACCGCCGCTGCGAACTGA
- a CDS encoding nitrite reductase, with product MKLPRLPNLFALACVALLGGLGTPSLAVDASALFDQHCAACHGAQRTGSMGPALLPESLERLRPAEAKKVITQGRTATQMPAFGATLSAEQIDALAGWIYRPVSPSPTWAEADIRASRVETPDAQGLPNKPVWRADPMNLFVVVEGGDHHVSLLDGDRFEVIHRFASRYALHGGPKFTPDGRFVFFGSRDGWITKYDLWNLTVVAEVRAGLNMRNVAVSGDGRWVMAANYLPRKLALFDADLNLVKSFDASTLDGKSASRVSAVYDAAPRRSFVVAMKDIPEVWEISYDPKAEPIHDGYVHDYKMGEAIAKPGYQGVRRTLLDEPLDDFFFDQSYRHVLGATRAKSDGTPTAQVVNLDIRQKIAELPIAGMPHLGSGITFAWGGTTVLASPNLKGGAIDVIDMKTWKPVKTIPTPGPGFFMRSHENSRYAWTDSMMSPTARDTLTLIDKTTLAPVASVREPGKTLAHIEFTKDGRYALASVWELDGALVVFDAVTFKEVKRLPMSKPVGKYNVWNKISRSEGTSH from the coding sequence ATGAAGCTGCCTCGTCTTCCGAATCTCTTCGCACTGGCCTGTGTCGCCTTGCTGGGCGGCCTCGGCACACCCAGCCTGGCGGTCGATGCGTCGGCGCTGTTCGACCAGCATTGCGCCGCCTGCCACGGTGCCCAGCGCACCGGCAGCATGGGCCCGGCGCTGCTGCCCGAAAGCCTGGAGCGGCTGCGACCGGCCGAGGCGAAGAAGGTCATCACGCAAGGCCGCACCGCCACGCAGATGCCGGCCTTCGGCGCCACGCTGTCGGCCGAGCAGATCGACGCGCTGGCCGGCTGGATCTACCGCCCGGTGAGCCCATCTCCGACTTGGGCCGAGGCCGACATCCGCGCCTCGCGCGTCGAGACGCCCGACGCGCAGGGCCTGCCGAACAAGCCGGTGTGGCGGGCCGACCCGATGAACCTGTTCGTGGTGGTGGAGGGGGGCGACCATCACGTGTCGCTGCTCGACGGCGACCGCTTCGAGGTCATCCACCGCTTCGCCAGCCGCTACGCGCTGCACGGCGGGCCGAAGTTCACGCCCGACGGCCGCTTCGTGTTCTTCGGCTCGCGCGACGGCTGGATCACCAAGTACGACCTCTGGAACCTGACCGTGGTGGCCGAGGTGCGCGCCGGCCTGAACATGCGCAACGTGGCAGTCAGCGGCGACGGCCGCTGGGTGATGGCGGCCAACTACCTGCCGCGCAAGCTGGCGCTGTTCGATGCCGATCTGAACCTGGTCAAGAGCTTCGATGCCAGCACGCTCGACGGCAAGAGCGCCTCGCGCGTGTCGGCGGTCTACGACGCTGCGCCGCGCAGGAGTTTCGTGGTGGCGATGAAGGACATCCCCGAGGTCTGGGAGATCTCCTACGACCCGAAGGCCGAGCCCATCCACGACGGCTACGTGCACGACTACAAGATGGGCGAGGCGATCGCCAAGCCCGGTTATCAGGGCGTGCGGCGCACGCTGCTCGACGAGCCGCTGGACGACTTCTTCTTCGACCAGAGCTATCGCCACGTGCTCGGCGCGACACGAGCAAAAAGCGACGGCACGCCGACCGCGCAGGTCGTCAACCTCGACATCCGCCAGAAGATCGCCGAACTGCCGATCGCCGGCATGCCGCACCTGGGCTCGGGCATCACCTTCGCGTGGGGCGGCACCACCGTGCTGGCGAGCCCCAACTTGAAGGGAGGGGCGATCGACGTGATCGACATGAAGACCTGGAAGCCGGTCAAGACCATCCCGACGCCCGGCCCGGGCTTCTTCATGCGCAGCCACGAGAACTCGCGTTACGCCTGGACCGATTCGATGATGAGCCCGACCGCCCGCGACACGCTCACGCTGATCGACAAGACCACGCTCGCGCCGGTGGCCAGCGTGCGCGAGCCGGGCAAGACGCTGGCGCACATCGAGTTCACGAAGGATGGCCGCTACGCGCTGGCCAGCGTGTGGGAGCTGGACGGCGCGCTGGTCGTCTTCGACGCCGTCACGTTCAAGGAGGTCAAGCGCCTGCCGATGAGCAAGCCGGTGGGCAAGTACAACGTCTGGAACAAGATCAGCCGCTCGGAAGGCACGTCGCATTGA
- a CDS encoding HupE/UreJ family protein: MTQMTRDLLHTLIRSWIAACLLCGAGLALAHKASDSYYRLDVDGQAVTGQLDLALRDIDFALGLDTDGDGTITWGELRTRRDELADWALAQLSVQRGGACTLSAGALMVDSHTDGSYAVLPLSAQCPAATGDVTLGYRLLFDQDALHRGLLRLSLDGATRTAVFSPTLTEQHFVAGAVSRWTPFRQYVIEGVWHIWIGFDHVLFLLALLLPAVLLWDGRQWRGVARLGAAGREVLAVITSFTLAHSITLSLATLGWVTLPSRLVESVIALSVVLAAANNLYPMVQGRRWIVAFAFGLIHGFGFASVLGDLGLPREALALSLLGFNVGVELGQLAIVAVFLPLAYGLRDTDTYRIGIFRAGSWATLVVAAVWLCERALNLQLITA, encoded by the coding sequence ATGACGCAGATGACACGCGACCTGCTGCACACGCTGATCCGCAGCTGGATCGCCGCCTGCCTGCTGTGCGGCGCCGGCCTGGCACTGGCGCACAAGGCCAGCGACAGCTACTACCGGCTCGACGTCGACGGCCAGGCCGTCACCGGCCAGCTCGACCTCGCCTTGCGCGACATCGACTTCGCGCTCGGCCTCGACACCGACGGCGACGGCACCATCACCTGGGGCGAGCTGCGCACACGCCGCGACGAACTGGCCGACTGGGCGCTGGCGCAGCTCTCGGTGCAGCGTGGCGGCGCCTGCACCCTGAGCGCCGGCGCGCTGATGGTCGACAGCCACACCGACGGCAGCTACGCGGTGCTGCCATTGAGCGCGCAATGCCCCGCCGCGACCGGCGACGTGACGCTCGGCTATCGCCTGCTGTTCGATCAGGACGCGCTGCACCGCGGCCTGCTGCGCCTGTCGCTCGACGGCGCCACGCGGACCGCGGTGTTCTCGCCCACCCTGACCGAACAGCACTTCGTGGCCGGCGCGGTGTCGCGCTGGACCCCGTTCCGGCAATACGTGATCGAGGGCGTGTGGCACATCTGGATCGGCTTCGACCACGTGCTGTTCCTGCTCGCCCTGCTGCTGCCGGCGGTGCTGCTGTGGGACGGCCGCCAATGGCGCGGCGTCGCCCGGCTGGGCGCGGCCGGGCGCGAGGTGCTGGCGGTGATCACCTCCTTCACGCTGGCGCACTCGATCACGCTGAGCCTGGCCACGCTCGGCTGGGTCACGCTGCCATCGCGGCTGGTGGAGTCGGTGATCGCGCTGTCGGTCGTGCTGGCCGCGGCCAACAACCTCTATCCGATGGTGCAAGGCCGGCGCTGGATCGTGGCCTTCGCCTTCGGGCTGATCCACGGCTTCGGCTTTGCCAGCGTGCTGGGCGACCTGGGCCTGCCCCGCGAGGCGCTGGCGCTGTCGCTGCTGGGCTTCAATGTCGGCGTCGAACTCGGCCAGCTCGCCATCGTGGCGGTGTTCCTGCCGCTGGCCTACGGCCTGCGCGACACCGACACCTACCGCATCGGCATCTTCCGGGCCGGCTCCTGGGCCACCCTGGTGGTGGCCGCCGTCTGGCTGTGCGAGCGCGCGCTGAACCTGCAGCTGATCACGGCCTGA
- a CDS encoding tetratricopeptide repeat protein: MAVTVQAAPRTPTDDAEVLERLPLRAGNSAQRELAALRAQARDNPADADTAVRLAERYFDQAMASGDPRHVGHAEAVLNKVKGPPSAARLAIQGQLLQYRHDFDEALRTFAAALALDPERAEAHAWRAAIFLVQADYAQALGECEALRRLERPVLQAGCTGLAQAYGGQLLAGERTLANALADAALPDSRLWLLTRLGEVAAWRGQPALAERHYRAALALGLDDSYLLAAWCDFLLDQGRPAEVVRQLAGWENADPLLLRLAEAESALELPMAAAHVRMLGERFAAAGQRGDTTHRAEEARYQLRLRNDPARAVQLARANYAVQREPRDARMLLEAAIAAGDVAAAQPALDWLRRSGFEDAHLRKLAEAAARSPAVQKSAVTR, translated from the coding sequence ATGGCGGTCACGGTGCAGGCCGCACCCCGCACCCCCACCGACGACGCCGAGGTGCTGGAGCGCCTGCCACTGCGTGCGGGCAACAGCGCCCAGCGTGAACTCGCCGCGCTGCGTGCGCAGGCACGCGACAACCCTGCCGATGCCGACACCGCCGTGCGGTTGGCCGAACGCTATTTCGACCAGGCGATGGCGTCGGGGGATCCGCGTCACGTCGGTCATGCCGAAGCGGTGCTGAACAAGGTCAAGGGGCCGCCATCGGCCGCACGGCTGGCGATCCAGGGCCAGCTGCTGCAATACCGGCACGACTTCGACGAGGCCCTGCGCACCTTCGCCGCGGCGCTGGCGCTCGATCCCGAACGGGCCGAAGCCCACGCCTGGCGGGCCGCGATCTTTCTGGTCCAGGCCGACTACGCCCAGGCGCTCGGCGAATGCGAAGCCCTGCGCAGGCTCGAGCGCCCGGTCCTTCAAGCCGGCTGCACCGGCCTGGCGCAGGCCTATGGCGGCCAGCTGCTGGCCGGCGAGCGCACGCTCGCCAACGCCCTGGCCGACGCGGCACTGCCGGACAGCCGGCTCTGGCTGCTGACACGCCTGGGCGAAGTGGCCGCCTGGCGCGGCCAGCCCGCGCTGGCCGAGCGCCACTACCGCGCCGCGCTCGCGCTCGGCCTGGACGACAGCTACCTGCTCGCCGCCTGGTGCGATTTCCTGCTCGACCAGGGCCGGCCGGCCGAAGTGGTCCGCCAGCTCGCCGGCTGGGAAAACGCCGACCCGCTGCTGCTGCGACTGGCCGAGGCGGAGTCGGCGCTCGAGCTGCCGATGGCTGCCGCCCACGTGCGCATGCTCGGCGAGCGCTTCGCGGCCGCGGGGCAACGTGGCGACACCACCCATCGCGCCGAAGAGGCGCGCTATCAGCTCAGGCTGCGCAACGACCCCGCCCGCGCGGTGCAGCTGGCCCGCGCCAACTACGCCGTGCAGCGCGAACCGCGCGATGCCCGCATGCTGCTCGAAGCCGCCATCGCCGCCGGTGACGTGGCCGCCGCGCAGCCGGCGCTCGACTGGCTGCGCCGCAGCGGCTTCGAGGACGCCCACCTGCGCAAGCTGGCCGAAGCCGCCGCCCGCAGCCCTGCGGTGCAGAAGTCGGCGGTGACCCGATGA
- a CDS encoding Crp/Fnr family transcriptional regulator, which produces MDNTRFDLPRYLAVLPLFQEMTPAELQRLAEGCRLRRMVRGDNIFRIGEPCEEFHVTVMGQVKLYAISPAGQEKVIELIGPGNSFAEALMFTGKPYIINAQALSDTLLLSVGKAAVLGEIERDSRFAMRMLAGISRRLHGLVHDVQAYALHSGMQRVIGYLLRDLPEEGDDAAEMTLAGAGCAPMCKDESVPPRELRVSLPVSKATIASRLSLTPEYFSRVLHELEGAGLIQIDKREICIPDPGRLARHNMQ; this is translated from the coding sequence TTGGACAACACCCGTTTCGATCTGCCGCGTTACCTGGCGGTGCTGCCGCTGTTCCAGGAAATGACACCGGCCGAGCTGCAGCGCCTGGCCGAAGGCTGCCGACTGCGCCGCATGGTGCGTGGCGACAACATCTTCCGCATCGGCGAGCCGTGCGAGGAGTTCCACGTCACGGTGATGGGACAGGTCAAGCTGTACGCGATCTCGCCGGCCGGCCAGGAAAAGGTCATCGAGCTGATCGGCCCCGGCAACAGCTTCGCCGAGGCGCTGATGTTCACCGGCAAGCCCTACATCATCAACGCCCAGGCACTCAGCGACACGCTGCTGCTGAGCGTGGGCAAGGCCGCGGTGCTCGGCGAGATCGAGCGCGACTCGCGCTTCGCGATGCGCATGCTGGCGGGCATCTCGCGGCGCCTGCACGGCCTCGTGCACGACGTGCAGGCCTATGCGCTGCACAGCGGCATGCAGCGCGTGATCGGCTACCTGCTGCGCGACCTGCCCGAAGAAGGCGACGACGCTGCCGAGATGACGCTGGCCGGTGCCGGCTGTGCGCCGATGTGCAAGGACGAATCTGTGCCGCCGCGCGAGCTGCGCGTGTCGCTGCCGGTCAGCAAGGCGACGATCGCCTCGCGCCTGTCGCTGACGCCCGAATACTTCTCGCGCGTGCTGCACGAGCTCGAAGGCGCCGGCCTGATCCAGATCGACAAGCGCGAGATCTGCATCCCCGACCCGGGCCGGCTGGCGCGCCACAACATGCAGTAG
- a CDS encoding DUF799 domain-containing protein, which yields MSHTAIPSAALVKGFVLACAAALLAGCATPPTFDYTAYRGSRPQSILVLPPVNNSPDVNATFSVLSQVTHPLAESGYYVMPVSLVAETFKQNGVSEPAEMHAIDRAKLREIFGADAALYLTVTKYGTTYMVFDSAAVVSASARLVDLKTGQELWSGSATASSSEQNNNNQGGLVGLLVTAVVKQIMHSVVDSSHPVAGIASQRLLSAGRPNGMLYGPHSPNYGKD from the coding sequence ATGAGCCACACCGCCATCCCATCCGCGGCCCTCGTGAAGGGGTTCGTGCTGGCCTGCGCCGCCGCGCTGCTGGCCGGCTGCGCCACGCCGCCGACCTTCGACTACACCGCCTACCGGGGCAGCCGCCCGCAGTCGATCCTGGTGCTGCCGCCGGTCAACAACTCGCCCGACGTCAACGCCACGTTCAGCGTGCTGTCGCAGGTGACACATCCGCTGGCCGAGTCGGGCTACTACGTGATGCCGGTCAGCCTGGTGGCCGAGACCTTCAAGCAGAACGGTGTCTCCGAGCCGGCCGAGATGCACGCGATCGACCGCGCCAAGCTGCGCGAGATCTTCGGCGCCGACGCCGCGCTCTACCTCACGGTGACGAAATACGGCACCACCTACATGGTGTTCGACAGCGCCGCCGTGGTGTCGGCCAGCGCCCGGCTGGTCGACCTGAAGACCGGCCAGGAGCTCTGGAGCGGCTCGGCCACCGCCTCGAGTTCGGAGCAGAACAACAACAACCAGGGCGGACTGGTCGGCCTGCTGGTCACGGCGGTGGTCAAGCAGATCATGCACAGCGTGGTCGACAGCAGCCACCCGGTGGCCGGCATCGCCAGCCAGCGCCTGCTGTCGGCGGGGCGGCCGAACGGCATGCTGTACGGGCCGCATTCGCCCAACTACGGCAAGGACTGA
- a CDS encoding DUF4810 domain-containing protein — protein sequence MSKHTLIRPLAWAALLGTSLLACGCVNRPPSLYEWGGYQPQVYEYFKSDSKGPEAQASVLEADLQKIAAKGAKPPPGYHAHLGLLYANMGRDDQAVQSFQAEKALFPEAAHYMDFLLVKGKDKDKK from the coding sequence ATGAGCAAGCACACACTGATCCGGCCGCTCGCCTGGGCGGCCCTGCTCGGCACCAGCCTGCTGGCCTGCGGCTGCGTCAACCGCCCGCCCTCGCTCTACGAATGGGGTGGCTATCAGCCGCAGGTCTACGAGTACTTCAAGTCCGACAGCAAGGGCCCCGAAGCCCAGGCCAGCGTGCTCGAGGCCGACCTGCAGAAGATCGCCGCCAAGGGTGCCAAGCCGCCACCGGGCTACCACGCCCACCTGGGCCTGCTGTACGCCAACATGGGCCGCGACGACCAGGCCGTACAGTCCTTCCAGGCCGAGAAGGCGCTGTTCCCGGAAGCGGCGCACTACATGGACTTCCTGCTGGTCAAGGGCAAGGACAAGGACAAGAAATGA
- a CDS encoding CsgG/HfaB family protein codes for MKSIRSLTALAAAAVLAALSGCATESSQTLAVQQVESAARPYTGVRTPVSIGKFDNRSSYMRGIFSDGVDRLGSQAKTILITHLQQTNRFNVLDRENMQETKQEAGLKGTAQTLKGADYVVTGDVTEFGRKEVGDHQLFGILGRGKQQIAYAKVNLNIVKTSTAEVVYSSQGAAEYSLSNREVIGFGGTASYDSTLNGKVLDLAIRDAVNKLSAAVDSGAWKPAQ; via the coding sequence ATGAAGTCCATCCGTTCCCTCACCGCGCTGGCCGCTGCCGCCGTGCTGGCCGCCCTGTCCGGTTGCGCCACCGAGAGCTCGCAGACCCTGGCCGTGCAGCAGGTCGAAAGCGCCGCGCGCCCCTACACCGGTGTGCGCACGCCGGTGTCGATCGGCAAGTTCGACAACCGCTCCAGCTACATGCGCGGCATCTTCTCCGACGGCGTCGACCGCCTCGGCAGCCAGGCCAAGACCATCCTGATCACGCACCTGCAGCAGACCAACCGCTTCAACGTGCTGGACCGCGAGAACATGCAGGAAACCAAGCAGGAGGCCGGCCTCAAGGGCACCGCGCAGACGCTCAAGGGTGCCGACTACGTGGTCACCGGCGACGTCACCGAATTCGGCCGCAAGGAGGTCGGCGACCACCAGCTGTTCGGCATCCTCGGCCGCGGCAAGCAGCAGATCGCCTACGCCAAGGTCAACCTCAACATCGTCAAGACCAGCACCGCCGAGGTGGTGTATTCGAGCCAGGGCGCGGCCGAATACAGCCTGTCCAACCGCGAGGTGATCGGCTTCGGCGGCACCGCCAGCTACGACTCCACGCTCAACGGCAAGGTGCTCGACCTGGCCATCCGCGACGCCGTCAACAAGCTCTCGGCGGCGGTCGATTCGGGTGCATGGAAACCGGCCCAATGA
- a CDS encoding hydrogenase maturation protease, translating to MFGWGNASRGDDALGPLFIERLGALAEADPEVGGRIEFLDDYQLQVEHALDLVGRERVLFVDASLTCSAPFEVTTLAPARDVTFTTHAMSPTSVMQVYRDLHQAEPPPCTLLAISGTRFELGEPPSPSALDNLAAAVDWARSWLDLGQH from the coding sequence GTGTTCGGCTGGGGCAACGCCAGCCGGGGTGACGATGCGCTCGGGCCGCTGTTCATCGAGCGGCTCGGCGCGCTGGCCGAGGCCGATCCGGAAGTCGGCGGCCGCATCGAGTTTCTCGACGACTACCAGCTGCAGGTCGAACACGCGCTCGATCTGGTCGGCCGCGAGCGGGTGCTGTTCGTCGATGCCAGCCTGACGTGCAGCGCGCCGTTCGAGGTCACGACGCTGGCGCCTGCGCGTGATGTCACCTTCACCACGCACGCGATGTCGCCGACCTCGGTGATGCAGGTCTACCGCGACCTGCACCAGGCCGAGCCGCCGCCCTGCACGCTGCTGGCGATCAGCGGCACGCGCTTCGAGCTGGGCGAGCCGCCGAGCCCGTCCGCGCTCGACAACCTGGCCGCGGCGGTCGACTGGGCCCGCAGCTGGCTTGATCTGGGCCAGCACTGA